From Parasteatoda tepidariorum isolate YZ-2023 chromosome 1, CAS_Ptep_4.0, whole genome shotgun sequence, one genomic window encodes:
- the LOC107454917 gene encoding sodium-dependent phosphate transport protein 3-like isoform X3, which translates to MGSALLDCLRGLCGAKKEEEEAELVSSVVEDALRREDEGLNFFRRHVPIRYVLTFMGFLSFTVLNMMRVDISVGIVCMVNWKNLTDISEGQSCSYDSSVTNSSVNVRSDDEDGPFTISTLMQGVILAGYFYGLLATQYLGVILCERLSAKYLLLSGVFISSLCTVLVPAAAHSSGIGLSVVQIFKGAGLGIVIPAFNTLIGKWIPLSERFYSMCIIGSGVPFGRFLGTLISGKICKNENLGWSHIFYIFGGMGFIYCILWVAFIFESPLTHPYITYNEMIRILKSRVILPQPKTVVPWKYILKSIHVWAYFILGFSSYWVLSIYTTLVPTFLSTVLKFDIEMVGAWSSLPYVFELIFFIYSCVLNDRLKRVARIRSAIVHKWSIVVGLIGFAAFFLGLPFSGCDRVIAISCLVMAMAFYGIIIGSASHVPMALSPRYADKISVIMNTFGAITGIIPPTMMGLLTKEKEKNVYLAILLLFDSELWMNGKSCFTSRLPSAWWLFWSF; encoded by the exons atgggATCTGCTCTTTTAGACTGTTTGAGAG GACTTTGTGGTGCTAAGAAGGAAGAAG AAGAAGCTGAATTAGTGTCCTCTGTGGTTGAAGATGCATTGCGAAGGGAAGATGaaggcttaaatttttttcgaa gacATGTGCCGATTAGATATGTTTTGACCTTTATGGGATTCCTTAGTTTCACAGTTCTGAATATGATGAGAGTGGACATAAGCGTTGGTATCGTGTGTATggttaattggaaaaatttaactgaTATCTCTGAAGGTCAGTCGTGCTCTTACGATTCCTCAGTGACCAATTCTTCAGTTAATGTAAGATCAGACGATGAG gaTGGCCCTTTTACGATATCTACTCTTATGCAAGGAGTTATTTTGGCCGGTTACTTTTATGGATTGTTGGCAACTCAATATCTAGGTGTGATATTGTGTGAAAGATTAAGTGCTAAATATCTTCTTCTGAGCGGGGTGTTCATTTCTTCATTGTGTACAGTTCTCGTGCCTGCGGCTGCTCATTCAAGTGGAATCGGTTTAAGTGTCGTGCAAATTTTCAAAGGAGCTGGACTA GGAATCGTCATTCCAGCTTTTAACACATTGATTGGAAAATGGATACCATTAAGTGAGAGGTTTTATTCAATGTGCATTATAGGTAGTGGAGTGCCATTTGGGAGATTTTTAGGAACtttaatttctggaaaaatCTGTAAAAACGAAAATCTGGGATGGTCGCATATATTCTATATCTTTG gtgGAATgggatttatttattgtatattatggGTTGCCTTCATTTTTGAGTCACCATTGACTCATCCATACATCACTTATAACGAAAtgattcgaattttaaaaagtagagtGATTTTACCTCAACca aaaacagtCGTACCTTGGAAGTACATTCTGAAATCGATACATGTGTGGGCTTACTTTATTCTTGGATTTTCTTCGTATTGGGTTCTTAGCATTTACACGACACTCGTCCCAACATTTTTGAGTACAGTCCTGAAATTTGACATTGAAATG GTTGGAGCCTGGTCTTCTTTGCCTTACGTATTTGAAttgatattctttatttattcctGTGTGCTTAATGACAGACTAAAAAGAGTGGCAAGAATAAGATCTGCAATTGTTCATAAGTGGTCGATTGTCGTTG GTCTAATTGGTTTTGCTGCGTTCTTTTTGGGTCTCCCTTTCTCTGGTTGTGATCGAGTTATTGCTATTTCTTGCCTCGTTATGGCTATGGCTTTCTACGGAATAATCATTGGTTCTGCTTCTCATGTACCTATGGCATTGTCTCCTCGATATGCAG ataaaatttctgtaataatGAACACATTTGGTGCTATAACGGGTATAATTCCACCTACTATGATGGGTCttttaactaaagaaaaa